The genomic segment CGCAACGTCGAAGCGCGACCTTTCCAATCGACGAAGATACTTGTCCAGTGTCCCGTTACGATCCTCGATCAAAAAATCGAGACACTCGAAAACGATACGATTCGGCCGTGGATTGCGTTCCCGTGCCCGTTCGATTAAGATAGGATCGAGGTCTATGCCGAGCAAACGAATCTCCTTCGGTAGATCTTGATCGGTAGATAAGGTTTTCTCGAGGAAGTTGTGCAACACGAATGTTAAATCCTGAAACCATTAATACGATTTGTGATTTTTACGCTCGTTCTCTGGTCAAGAAACCTCTTCTATGGCCCCATatcgttttattaaattgattttCTACCACTAAATTAATAATACGACTAAAGTGCGTTTGTTCAAtggaattttgagaattttccaatcgaacgaatatttcttttgatatatgatttttaatacgatttttttacacaaagaatTGTTTCCATCGAATAGTTGGAACGTGgtgataaaataattatagtttCGAACAAAGATTAACGGATATGTATTATACTTTGATCAGGGATTATTTGTCCGCTACAAATATTATCCAAATTAATAGCTTCCGTTAAGAAGGCTAATTGtccgatataaaaattaaacactAGTTATTCACAATATAGAGAAGCATCGatcgttatatatgtatattagtcGATGCAATCTCTAATAATCTCATTGGAAAATTAAATGTATGTGTGTATCACCGATGAAgcgaatatttcttcttttcctaaAAAGCATAGAGCCGGAAGGATTTCAGGAAGAAACGATGTTTCGAGCGATATTCGAAAAGGTATAACACCGTCTAAATATAAACGCTTGTCGTTTGTAATTTCGTATCACGGTCGACTCGTCCTATTTCGTCTGACAGCTGTTTCAGCCTTACCCCCGCGTTACAGCCAACGTCTAGGCCTACGTATTTCCGGTCCGGATGGGTCGAGTGCCACACGCCACACGGAAGTTGTCGCACGCGCTCTTCCGCAGGATGGAATTGGTAATAATTCATGAAGTTGCCGTGTCTGCTAGCGCCCGGATCCGTCTTATCTTCCTGTCTCTCCTTATTTTTCGTGGATCGCGCTTCGTGCTCCGACATTTTCCAAAATCTGAAACCGATGGGTTCACCaggcaattaataattaaacatcGTAACCTACTTTAAACGCGCGTTGCTCGAAAAGACGTCAAAAGATATTCGGTAAAACGGCATAATGTATTCCTTGTTTCATACGGATTAAAAAATGGGAAGCGTACCGCGTTGTATGTATTTTTGTCGTTAACGAGTTACCAAGAACCCTAGAAAATGTTCTCTTATCACAGGTAATATACGGTGTAGCAGGACCTTCGatgttttaatattactttTGCATGTATTTCGGTAATAATCTTCGATGTTTTTAGATAAAACGCGTCTATAATGTTTTTATGTACTAATTAAGCCAACATTGCGTAGATTCACCTTTAATGAAATACGTTGTTATACGTAAAAAAACAAGTTACAAGAGACcgtgaaaatttatttgaaaggaGACTCGTAAAAAGTATAATTCCATCGTCGTAAAACGTTTCATAAATTAGGACggaaaaaaatatcgatcggCTCGTTAACAACGAGAATGAAGATGTAgttttttttatcgttatacgcttcgtatacacacgtatatatattcgtaTGTATGTATTAAGTATTAACTATGTCGTTCGGATATAGTTGCATAAGAATAGCAGTATTTGTCGAACATTTTTCGAGAAAGGTAGATTCTTTTTAAATGTCGGTATAACGCATAATCTCGCGTGTATAAGAAGAGACGTACGTTGAAAAGTATCGCTACTGTAATATTTCACGGATATTTCTGCTTTTATTTGAGTATCAAGCTTTAAGAGGACAGAGTAAAAGTAGAAACGCGATAAGATGATAAAACGCGATGGTAGACGGATCATCGAAACTTCATCGTCCGTGCGATTAGACCGATGGACGAAAGAGAAGGACGAGGATGTTTAGTTCGTAATACCGTGTGGACGGTGGTTTCGCAATACTCGACGAGCATCGGTTAAAAACAATGCACAAGTAACCGCAAGACGGTCGTAGATACGTGATAAAGAGTGATAACGAAGAAGGAATGGGGGTCAGAGACGTCGTAAGAGCGGAAGGATCGAAGAGATAATTCACCGGTGTCCACGACCCAAATAAATGCAGCCTTCGATCGTTGTGCTCGTGCTCGTGCTCTCGGCCACGAGGAAGGTCTGAGAAATCGACGATACATTGTCTTGCCATTCGCGGAGAAACTCACTTTCCCGACGGTGTTACTTTGAATACTTTTTGGATCGGTGTCTCGCTGTTGTAGATTTAAGGGAGATGTTTCTTCCTTCGACTGTTACCTGTAAATTTGTTTGTcatgattttataatttaataagaaCATATGTATCGTGACGCGTATTACAAAGATACGTATTATAAGATAACGATCGACTGCGAAAGCTTCCGAAGTTTAACGATAGATGACAAAGATTTTTCGTTGTTGTTGCTTGATACGTTTGCAATTTGTAAACCTATCGCGCCGTTTGCGCGAAAGAAGGCAAATAcgttaaaaaattcttcgaagGGCAATTTCGGCAGAAGCGAACAAAgagatataaagtaacacaaagtaattaaaattatacgatGAATAATTCTAACGTTACGAGTAACCTAGGTATCCGTGTACACGATGTTTGTCACATCttactttttattacttttcgtGCTCCTTACGAAATATTTTCTTGCGGACATGATCTTTGTCTACGTAAAATAACGATCAGATCTTCGTACTAAATCGAAAGCTAAAAACGCTTTCTATATCGAGCGACTATAATTGTACGAATTTCGTCACGCATAATACAAGAGGAATGCCCGAGTAGCTAGAGTATCCAGAAATTTCCGACGAACCAGGGTTGTTTATAAAATCCACAAAGATCGGGTAACCGATGTATCGGGTGGACGAGCAGCACGAGCCCTGCTTCTTTGCGTTATTACTTCTGTTActagctctctctctctctctctctctctctctctctctctctctctctctctctctccctgacTCGCAGTCAGTAGCCAGCGCCATAAGGTGATCgacaaagaaaggaaagagacaAAAGtaggaagacgaagaagaagaagaagagggaaaaaTAAAAGCGAGAGCGGAATAACTTGCAGAGGCAGGTGTTAGGTGCATACACGCATCGGTGCGGTCCAAGAACACGACGTCCATTCTCTACGGATCATGGGCCTGGTCGCGGCAATTTCCTCTTTCTTCGGCTATGGCAGATGCGAATGCAGGCCGGTGCAAAGGCATGCGGTACGAGATAACCAAGATTATACGATGGATACCTTAGACCTTAGAGCAGGCAAGCTGCCAGGGAGTATCGAGTCCCGTGCAGAGGCCACGTTTTTTCTGTCTACCCAGAGACACAGGCCGCATTGGCCACCAAATATCGAAGTGTACATACACGCGTACGTATTTCACGCCAACACCGGAGTAGAATTTCTTGGGATCAACGAATGAGAAAATGCCTCGTTTcagcgtcgtcgtcgtcgtcgtcgttcgatTTTCTTCTCCATCGCGGCAATCGAGCGACGATACTTTCTATGAAAGTACGTTCCTTCGGATATCGATATAAAAATGCGATATTCCAAGTAAATAGCCTAGCTACGCTAATAGCAAGTATCCAGCTGGTATTTCCGTTTTCTAAAACCAGATACTTTTTGGATTTTGTAAAACGCGAGAACGTTTGTACGAGAAACGTTACTTTTTCATCAAAGTTTCACAAAAATTTAACAACGACAAACATTTAGTAACAAAAAGGAAGGTGGCTTCTTCGGCCGTATTCTCGGCATATTTCCATTTAAAAAGACACGTGGCCTCGGATGATCGATGAATACCTTACGAGGAACAGGCTGCCGCGACTCGTATCGCGTCTCGCCTTTTTCCTTCCACTCGTTGTTGCTTAACGCGCGGAACGCGCAATAACACGCACTGCTAATTAAtcggaaaattattattatcgttaaatcGAGGTATGCAGAACTCGGATTAACCCTCTCTCGTTTACTCGCGAGCAGAAAAGCAGGAAAGATCAGAGTCGATCGCACCTTTTCGCTCGAATCCGAaacgtaaaaaataataataggaaTAGTAGAGCTttcgatatttaaaaacaaGCTTCGCGAACTCCGTTCGACTGTACGTTACCCAAAATGAACGTTTCGACGAGATCTTCCAACAACGTTAAGAATTTTGTCGCTCGGTTTGATCTAATCGAACGATCGATGTTTTTTCGGAATAGAAACGGAATACAAATCGTATCGACGATGATCGTAGAATCGATAACACGAGATAAAGAAAACATGTTCAAAGGTAAaacagaagaaagagaaaaatggcaCGATCTCCGCTGAGAAGAATACGCTACTAAAAAATACAATAGCGATCGGTATCCGTGAAAATCGTCAAAGTACTTGAACTTTTACCATTCTTTCGTTTCGGAAATATAATATCGATCGCTCTTTCCAGATCTGACAATTATTTGGGTCGTCGTATTTCCTCTTATTATTAttccaatttacatatgtaCGATGGTTACCCTTCTTGACTTTTCGTATTTTCGATATAAATAGATTATTTGACGACGGTATGGGTAACATTTACTCGCGTAATGTACAATAGCGCGCTATATTTTACATAGTAAGCAAATGAAACGACGCTCACGAAATGCGAATACGCGATCGTTTAACTTGCACGTTAAGAAACGTCGGAAAGGGTCAACGAGCGTATAGTCGATGAAACGAACGTACTCGGAAGTGCTTTGAATCTCAATCCGCCGAAATCTTTTATCGAAAGCTGCGAATGTCACCCTCTAGTTCTATATCCGCCTCTGTACCGAATCTCTTTCACCGTATCTCTTTCGCCGTACAATTTTAATCGATCGTTTCGACCGTTTAGTTTTTAAATTATGCTATCACTGGTCGTAAGCATCGTGCAAAACCTGTAATTCTTACGAAAGCCGCAAAGTACATGAATTTATACCGGTTAGTTACCCTATCCCGTCACTAAGTAACTCGTAGTCCGTACTTCGTACCAGGTTAACACACGATCCAAAGGATTTGGCAACACACCATAGCCGGTTGGAGGCGATTTGGCAATTCGTACAGAAGCCAAACGTGCTCGTGACATGGCCGCGTTCGATATTTGCCAATACCCATCTACTTCGTGTCTCTGGACAATTTCTAGCGAGTCGAAACGCGGCACGTTGTTCTCGATGCATCGTTTCGCTTCTTGAGAAAATGTCATCGCCATCTTACCTTTCCGCGAATAACGCGACAGAAGGTGCACATTCTCGTTTGCATCGCTGATCCGACGAAGCGAGACGGTTTTCCTTCGTTCCATCCGCGATTCTCGTACGTCTTATGTCGGCGATACGTTTTTACGCGAATAGAGTTACGAGCGTTCGTCGTTGCAACGACGTTCCGTAAAGAGAGACGATCGTTCTTCCGAATTCGGACGTTATCCATTGATGTACAGGCGTGTTTAGACCGTGCGTCTGACGTTTCCGTCATAAAGCGTGTTAACATCGAATACACGCGACTCGCGTGACAAACTTCCTCTTCGATCTAACGATGCTAACGATATAATTATACCTAATACGTACGAGACGAACGTAAGAAGGTAAATTCACGCGTATCGTATTTATTTTGCACGATCACATCAGACGATGTTAATCCGCACGATcggtattaaaataaattcgattaaattaaattgctgAAACATTTGTCCGTATTTCAGCAGGGATTCGTAGAATTTCAAACTGTCGTGCTTTCGAGATGCGTAATTCCCGAAATGCGAATGAACAGGCTAGTTTTCAGCTACGAAGGACAACGAACCGAACGAACTCGTCGGTTCTATCCGATGATGCACGGTCGATGCTATTAGTCATCGTTCGTTACCGTCATCTTTGATACCGAAGCGAGGAACACCTCGAGACGTTCTAACGCGTTGCCACATTCTTTGGCTTGTGCTCCTTGTAGAGCGCGTCATTGTACCCAATGACAGAAGTAACGTAAACAGATACGTTAGTGCGTATAATTGGAACTCGCTGGCAAACTTAATGAGATAATTTGCGTGTAATTACGTCGTTTAGACGTAAGATTAGACCGCGGAAAGAGAATTTGAAAATAGCGATAAAATCGCTATCAACGCCGTTGTCTAACGACGCTACTGTTCCAGTTCGTTTGACCGTTTTCCAACAAAGGCAGTTATAGCCAATATTACAGCCAATGTTATAGCCGATATTACGGCGaaagattaataatatatagatagatataaTCGATGATCGGGCATTCGCGTAAATCGATAAATCCTTAACTAGTTATTTTGGCCAAAAGATGGAGAAAGCAAAAGCGGAAGAAACCGTGGAGGAGCGAGAAAGATCGGAAAGTCGGATTCGCGAGTGCGAGTTACATTTCCACGTGGCACAATGACCGTGCGGCAAAAGAATAGATATGTATTTCTGTAACGCTGGGGGTGACGAAGAATGGTTGGCGAGAGGAACAGCTGACGCCGGTGATCTCTCGTTTGATCCCTTTTCGTCGCTTGGCCCGAAATATCTCGAGAAAGCCCGTCGGGTTTCGAACCAGGTACGATGAAACGTTGCCGGAAGTTGGGCGTAAAACGATCCTCTCGCATCCGGCGAATCGAACGCCGGCGTTTTCTATGCCGAGGAAATCCGCTTTTTCCGGATTTTCCTATCGGACGGAACGGTTCTAGCGATCTCTGAAGAGGACAAAAGGAGCGGCGTTTTTAAACCGCTGGAGATGGAAGCGGGAGAAAGAAAAGGGCTGGGAATGCGTGCACCGTGTTTGTCACCTTGAATGGACGAGAAAATCGGTATCGAACGTCTTGTGTACAGAAAGCACGTGTTCGAACCCATTTCCCGGGGATTCTCCGCAAACATGACTTCGTTCGTGTTCGAGTTGTACTGCTTTTACCATCTTCTTTGTTCGGAAGTTTACCGTGCTGCGTTTGTCGCGGACAGGAGGGTCAGGCCCGATCGTTAATCCTCTACAAGTATGGGTCTGTTAAAGCGGATATCCTTTCTCGGTACTCGTAAAACCGTAAAACTCGTAAGCGTAACGTTTTACGGTccttaataaaaaaaacattttaaggCATTTTCCAGTCGCGTTTGATTCACGCATCTTCTGGTACgtctttcctttatttttcgctTTTTACGGTTTTTGGCCGTTTTTTCCATTTAATCGAAGGAAACAAAATTAATCGATCTCCTCTCAGTTGCGCGAGAAACTTTTATCAAGGACGTTATTACGTCGGTCTGTCCCCTTATTAACGATACGacagaaataatttaaaaaacgcgACTCATCGACTACAAGTTTAATTACTATACGTTCGATTAACTGGAActaatttcttttctatttcgaaatatctcgtttgTTTACAGTATTATATAGGTTGAGAGGTAGTTACATGGAAAGGCGGCGCAATTACTTGTAACCTAAATAATCCTAAAATAGTCTTAAAACACGATTTACTCGATATTTTTGCGACGTTCGATCGACTACGATATACTTGATCCCAGGTGTTTCACTCGAGTCGAACATCTAAATTATTACAACACTTAAAGATAAGTCGTTGCGACCCGAtaatcaaaaatgaaaaaattgcttcgatcgtttccatgTTTCGCGCATCGACGTCTGTTTTTCGTACGTACGATCGACGCTGTAACGTCGGGTTTAACGACCCGAGACGCGAAAACCTCGAAGCGACCTCGAAGAAGAGAAGCAGCGAGCTCGATTCGAGATAATGTAGATATAATAAATCAGTTTAATTTATTAGATCGAACGAGCATATTGCGGTAGGACGATAATGGGACGATAATGGGACGATAATGGGACGATAATGCACGTTACTCGTATTTAACTATCTCGATATCTGCTAGCTAGCTAGCTGTCACAAAGttcatttacaaaaatatctcGTTCGTCGAATCCTGTTGAATCACGATGTTTCCAGATCGGTACAATTCGTTCGGAACGGTGTAACGATACGATTCGCGTTCGATCGAAGATCCCTCGAAAGTTTACCGTCGAACAACAAAGCGTATCGCGACAccgaagaagagaaaataaatttgccATTGATTTACGGcaaagttatatatttttatggaaaaatatttatttacgtcGATATGGATAACGAGAATTCCGAACGTAATAAATAAGCTGATAGAATTAGCTAATTTATTActtgttataacgttatccgatTTAAACTCGCTTTTTTTCTTCGAGATCGCTTCAAGGTCAGGATATCGTAGATCGCCGAATTTGTTTGACGAGGACTACAACGTTGCATCGTAGAAAACATGTCGGTacgcgaaaaaaaaagaaagagagaagaaatgtCGACGACCTTCGAATAATCTTAAGATAACCTTGCCAAAGTCGATTTCTATCACCGTTAAATATACGCGTTGAAACCATTTAAATTCCTCTTACaattagttttttttttctttcttattttgcgcagcagcagcagcagaaACGATTTAGACGTTGGATTTAAGCGAAACACCTTGTACGTTCGCATGTACTTAACACATTCGAATCAAAGTATCGAAAGTTTCGCGTTCAACTGCTATTTTTTACAGTCGTAGACGATTTCCTCGGCGAAAGAACGTACCCGTTTAACAAACCTTCTTTCAACTCGACTCTTTTTCTCGCGAACGAGAGAGTACTCCGCGATTTCCTTCGCGCGTGTACGCGATCTTTGAATCGTCGCGCGTATCGATAACGATTTCTCGATATCGAGGAAACGTTGACGACGTAAAAGTACGTTTGCATCGAAAATTACTGCACGCGACGCGCTTCTCCAAACGTTCGAACGTAGGATCGTTAACTATTCCGATAAATCGAGAGTAAGCGTTGTCGGCtggtaatacgatatatagcaGGATCACGGCGGAAACTCGTCTTATAAGCGACACTGTCATATCCGCGATAAGAGCCGAGGAATTCCAAT from the Bombus terrestris chromosome 1, iyBomTerr1.2, whole genome shotgun sequence genome contains:
- the LOC100648076 gene encoding probable RNA methyltransferase CG11342 — protein: MSEHEARSTKNKERQEDKTDPGASRHGNFMNYYQFHPAEERVRQLPCGVWHSTHPDRKYVGLDVGCNAGDLTFVLHNFLEKTLSTDQDLPKEIRLLGIDLDPILIERARERNPRPNRIVFECLDFLIEDRNGTLDKYLRRLERSRFDVAFCFSVTMWIHLNHGDKGLMEFLQKACSITNMIVIEPQLWKCYRNASRRLRRSKGEDFPLLKTLKLTGDPAGHIERILTEFCNFRRVTVTENNEWKRRLLIYERM